One genomic segment of Anser cygnoides isolate HZ-2024a breed goose chromosome 20, Taihu_goose_T2T_genome, whole genome shotgun sequence includes these proteins:
- the ENG gene encoding endoglin isoform X2 — MCLRSPPPLLLPLLLPLLARPDPVPAEGCDLRPVAAEPPVTLSYSTGTVPWGCVSSSSLHSANEVHVLGVQWSKVPAVVLKVSVTPPASGCARPAVLVLQCSRCLASITSLCPDLLVLTDATLSPGSTTVPHRELPAAASKGQLLDWARGTYGGITSYSELRDPRAIHLRLGEDARSPPDCIPQERFNAAPHLDAEVFFHGMRGCASGSAHGSRAAHIIRLQPEHSSPVTEVNLSLSCPERVVSNQILILQSRANLTWFLSLNGCHIQFLVSGTYKITSFLTHLFSGELLPDTEQGLVAKAFEKNYSIIASYSTIPISPRITLEIQEHEVLRKPPATPTPPAPTSDTLPHVLLLMLQPWKCTDDTMEIIIARSHLEPIKDVVNITLRDISCQAEKNATHFMLRTPLSHCGTSLESQGNAKNELILSLSKGSALRSVRVAFQCQIPRELFLRLFPTAAFEAPQTELEVNKEAFVQASMRWDDYPADLQLKECWLVAPGTEPLLLVQANKAQSSSVAVLEEPPGSRARKVWRFRFTYAVPEGGHVPFSATLKCKAGLQNNTIFEKVLEVTVKDVWRPPNNRGLGLAAVLGITFGAFLIGALLTAGLWYIYSHTRPISKLQPVSTTAPASESSSTNHSIGSTQSTPCSTSSMA, encoded by the exons ACCCCGTGCCCGCCGAGGGCTGCGACCTGCGGCCGGTGGCGGCGGAGCCCCCCGTCACCCTGTCCTACAGCACGGGCACGGTGCCGTGGGGCTGcgtcagcagcagctccctgcacagcGCCAATGAAGTCCACGTCCTCGGCGTCCAGTGGTCCAAG GTCCCAGCCGTCGTGCTCAAGGTGTCCGTCACGCCGCCAGCCAGCGGCTGCGCCCGGCCAGCGGTGCTGGTCCTGCAGTGCTCCCGGTGCTTGgcctccatcacctccctgtgCCCGGACCTGCTCGTCCTCACC GACGCCACCCTGAGCCCGGGGAGCACCACGGTGCCGCACAGGGAGCTGCCGGCGGCCGCCAGcaaggggcagctgctggactgGGCGCGGGGCACCTACGGGGGCATCACGTCCTACAGCGAGCTGCGGGACCCGCGCGCGATCCACCTCCGCCTGGGCGAAG atgcccgcagccccccggacTGCATCCCCCAGGAGCGCTTCAACGCCGCGCCGCACCTCGACGCCGAGGTGTTTTTCCACGGGATGAGGGGCTGCGCCAGCGGCAGTGCCCACGGCTCCAGGGCTGCCCATATCATCCGGCTGCAGCCCGAGCACAG CTCGCCCGTCACCGAGGTGAACCTGTCCCTGAGCTGTCCCGAGAGGGTGGTGAGCAACCAGATCCTCATCCTCCAGAGCCGGGCCAACCTCACCTGGTTCCTCTCGCTTAACGGCTGCCACATCCAGTTCCTG GTCTCTGGCACCTACAAGATCACGTCCTTCCTCACGCACCTCTTcagcggggagctgctgcccgacACGGAGCAGGGCCTGGTCGCCAAAGCCTTCGAGAAGAACTACAGCATCATCGCCTCCTACTCCACCATCCCCATCAGCCCCCGCATCACCCTGGAGATCCAGGAGCACG AGGTGCTGAGGAAGCCGCCCGCGACGCCCACGCCGCCGGCGCCCACCTCGGACACGCTGCCCCACGTGCTGCTCTTAATGCTCCAGCCCTGGAAGTGCACGGATGACACCATGGAGATCATCATTGCCAGGTCCCACCTGGAG CCCATCAAAGACGTGGTGAACATCACCCTGCGGGACATCAGCTGCCAGGCGGAGAAGAACGCGACGCACTTCATGCTGCGCACCCCGCTCAGCCACTGCGGCACCTCGCTGGAGAGCCAGGGCAACGCCAAGAACGAG CTCATCCTCAGCCTGTCCAAGGGCTCGGCGCTCAGGAGCGTGCGG GTGGCCTTCCAGTGCCAGATCCCACGGGAGCTCTTCCTGCGCCTCTTCCCCACCGCCGCCTTCGAGGCGCCGCAGACGGAGCTGGAGGTCAACAAGGAGGCTTTCGTGCAG gcGTCCATGCGCTGGGACGACTACCCGGCCGACCTGCAGCTCAAGGAGTGCTGGCTGGTGGCACCGGGGACGGAgccgctgctgctggtgcaggcCAACAAGGCGCAGAGCTCCAGCGTGGCCGTGCTGGAGGAGCCCCccggcagcagggccaggaaggTTTGGCGATTCCGCTTCACCTATGCCGTCCCCGAGGGCGGCCACGTCCCCTTCTCCGCCACCCTCAAGTGCAAGGCCGGGCTGCAG AACAACACCATCTTCGAGAAGGTTTTGGAGGTGACAGTGAAGGACGTCTGGCGGCCGCCCAACA AccgagggctggggctggccgcCGTGCTGGGCATCACCTTCGGAGCCTTCCTCATCGGGGCGCTCCTCACCGCCGGGCTCTGGTACATCTACTCGCACACCC GTCCCATCTCCAAACTGCAGCCGGTCTCCACCACGGCGCCGGCCtcggagagcagcagcaccaaccACAGCATCGGCAGCACCCAGAGCACCCcctgctccaccagcagcaTGGCCTga
- the ENG gene encoding endoglin isoform X1, with protein MCLRSPPPLLLPLLLPLLARPDPVPAEGCDLRPVAAEPPVTLSYSTGTVPWGCVSSSSLHSANEVHVLGVQWSKVPAVVLKVSVTPPASGCARPAVLVLQCSRCLASITSLCPDLLVLTDATLSPGSTTVPHRELPAAASKGQLLDWARGTYGGITSYSELRDPRAIHLRLGEDARSPPDCIPQERFNAAPHLDAEVFFHGMRGCASGSAHGSRAAHIIRLQPEHSSPVTEVNLSLSCPERVVSNQILILQSRANLTWFLSLNGCHIQFLVSGTYKITSFLTHLFSGELLPDTEQGLVAKAFEKNYSIIASYSTIPISPRITLEIQEHEVLRKPPATPTPPAPTSDTLPHVLLLMLQPWKCTDDTMEIIIARSHLEPIKDVVNITLRDISCQAEKNATHFMLRTPLSHCGTSLESQGNAKNELILSLSKGSALRSVRVAFQCQIPRELFLRLFPTAAFEAPQTELEVNKEAFVQASMRWDDYPADLQLKECWLVAPGTEPLLLVQANKAQSSSVAVLEEPPGSRARKVWRFRFTYAVPEGGHVPFSATLKCKAGLQNNTIFEKVLEVTVKDVWRPPNTSCVCPPAADRGLGLAAVLGITFGAFLIGALLTAGLWYIYSHTRPISKLQPVSTTAPASESSSTNHSIGSTQSTPCSTSSMA; from the exons ACCCCGTGCCCGCCGAGGGCTGCGACCTGCGGCCGGTGGCGGCGGAGCCCCCCGTCACCCTGTCCTACAGCACGGGCACGGTGCCGTGGGGCTGcgtcagcagcagctccctgcacagcGCCAATGAAGTCCACGTCCTCGGCGTCCAGTGGTCCAAG GTCCCAGCCGTCGTGCTCAAGGTGTCCGTCACGCCGCCAGCCAGCGGCTGCGCCCGGCCAGCGGTGCTGGTCCTGCAGTGCTCCCGGTGCTTGgcctccatcacctccctgtgCCCGGACCTGCTCGTCCTCACC GACGCCACCCTGAGCCCGGGGAGCACCACGGTGCCGCACAGGGAGCTGCCGGCGGCCGCCAGcaaggggcagctgctggactgGGCGCGGGGCACCTACGGGGGCATCACGTCCTACAGCGAGCTGCGGGACCCGCGCGCGATCCACCTCCGCCTGGGCGAAG atgcccgcagccccccggacTGCATCCCCCAGGAGCGCTTCAACGCCGCGCCGCACCTCGACGCCGAGGTGTTTTTCCACGGGATGAGGGGCTGCGCCAGCGGCAGTGCCCACGGCTCCAGGGCTGCCCATATCATCCGGCTGCAGCCCGAGCACAG CTCGCCCGTCACCGAGGTGAACCTGTCCCTGAGCTGTCCCGAGAGGGTGGTGAGCAACCAGATCCTCATCCTCCAGAGCCGGGCCAACCTCACCTGGTTCCTCTCGCTTAACGGCTGCCACATCCAGTTCCTG GTCTCTGGCACCTACAAGATCACGTCCTTCCTCACGCACCTCTTcagcggggagctgctgcccgacACGGAGCAGGGCCTGGTCGCCAAAGCCTTCGAGAAGAACTACAGCATCATCGCCTCCTACTCCACCATCCCCATCAGCCCCCGCATCACCCTGGAGATCCAGGAGCACG AGGTGCTGAGGAAGCCGCCCGCGACGCCCACGCCGCCGGCGCCCACCTCGGACACGCTGCCCCACGTGCTGCTCTTAATGCTCCAGCCCTGGAAGTGCACGGATGACACCATGGAGATCATCATTGCCAGGTCCCACCTGGAG CCCATCAAAGACGTGGTGAACATCACCCTGCGGGACATCAGCTGCCAGGCGGAGAAGAACGCGACGCACTTCATGCTGCGCACCCCGCTCAGCCACTGCGGCACCTCGCTGGAGAGCCAGGGCAACGCCAAGAACGAG CTCATCCTCAGCCTGTCCAAGGGCTCGGCGCTCAGGAGCGTGCGG GTGGCCTTCCAGTGCCAGATCCCACGGGAGCTCTTCCTGCGCCTCTTCCCCACCGCCGCCTTCGAGGCGCCGCAGACGGAGCTGGAGGTCAACAAGGAGGCTTTCGTGCAG gcGTCCATGCGCTGGGACGACTACCCGGCCGACCTGCAGCTCAAGGAGTGCTGGCTGGTGGCACCGGGGACGGAgccgctgctgctggtgcaggcCAACAAGGCGCAGAGCTCCAGCGTGGCCGTGCTGGAGGAGCCCCccggcagcagggccaggaaggTTTGGCGATTCCGCTTCACCTATGCCGTCCCCGAGGGCGGCCACGTCCCCTTCTCCGCCACCCTCAAGTGCAAGGCCGGGCTGCAG AACAACACCATCTTCGAGAAGGTTTTGGAGGTGACAGTGAAGGACGTCTGGCGGCCGCCCAACA CCtcgtgtgtgtgtccccccgCCGCAGAccgagggctggggctggccgcCGTGCTGGGCATCACCTTCGGAGCCTTCCTCATCGGGGCGCTCCTCACCGCCGGGCTCTGGTACATCTACTCGCACACCC GTCCCATCTCCAAACTGCAGCCGGTCTCCACCACGGCGCCGGCCtcggagagcagcagcaccaaccACAGCATCGGCAGCACCCAGAGCACCCcctgctccaccagcagcaTGGCCTga